From Stigmatopora nigra isolate UIUO_SnigA chromosome 17, RoL_Snig_1.1, whole genome shotgun sequence, a single genomic window includes:
- the c17h2orf42 gene encoding uncharacterized protein C2orf42 homolog, with product MTNCKMDCTSPSIIPSPSATPLAAKQRDAGTKMAGSTLTPALLSNLGKATMRGIRKCPSCGVYNGTRGLSCKNKLCGISLRDATSGSRKGGVEVVRVIVDSEKRDGKERDHDGEVGCQVFSVCQRGRISARLGFVELAPALSTGEGDPALSEINMGRCYVPNCGQGSRSDQFDSSTPDALCAHIKAAVECRRSATPLSVKSSALEGLTVSSQTKEELWSLATKSPGPLVQRVSGDTLVVKCCPDSVHPLGLLHLTIGSGGGTPEQGKGGGRTRGVTFQCTCSPHRGEDTGAVEDSDPSQPCMHFYACLCAFASDEKLASEFATLINSATAVSPTQSGRFLVPCERPSALPTESGKSIHKAKKARTDETLLSGGQVVDEASVSMGFHQWLASVTERIQQTMHYQFDGKPEPLVYHIPQPFFNALQHRLSLGSKRRLPNITTSVLARNDIVPPGSSSKYIWHITNLTEVKRIFDTPELQLELTQSFVRNVDGSYSRFQCQQPPDGLMTDWTPPIRPMELQTFLKVGPGSEDPKEPGPLVIEWTPDVLPRCHVGELRILYQFGHQMSGQQLEWSEKDGCVKNELVSS from the exons ATGACCAATTGCAAAATGGACTGCACGTCCCCTTCAATTATCCCATCACCCTCCGCCACCCCACTCGCCGCCAAGCAGAGGGATGCGGGCACCAAGATGGCAGGGTCCACCCTGACCCCGGCCCTCCTCTCCAACCTGGGGAAGGCCACCATGCGTGGAATCCGCAAATGTCCGAGCTGCGGCGTCTACAACGGGACTCGGGGTCTCAGCTGCAAAAACAAACTATGCGGGATATCCCTCCGGGACGCCACCTCGGGGTCCCGGAAGGGCGGTGTGGAGGTGGTCCGAGTGATTGTTGACAGTGAGAAGCGAGACGGGAAGGAGCGGGACCATGATGGAGAAGTCGGTTGCCAG GTATTTTCCGTCTGCCAGCGAGGACGAATATCTGCCCGGCTGGGCTTCGTGGAGCTGGCCCCCGCCCTCTCCACAGGTGAGGGAGACCCCGCGCTCTCTGAGATCAACATGGGTCGCTGCTACGTGCCAAACTGCGGACAAGGTTCCAGGTCTGACCAATTTGATTCCAGTACCCCCGACGCTCTCTGCGCCCACATCAAAGCCGCTGTGGAGTGCCGCCGTTCGGCCACACCCCTCAGTGTCAAAAGCTCCGCCCTCGAGGGGTTGACGGTCTCCTCGCAAACTAAAGAGGAGCTTTGGAGCCTGGCCACCAAATCCCCGGGGCCTCTTGTCCAGCGGGTATCCGGGGACACCCTGGTGGTCAAATGTTGCCCGGATTCCGTGCACCCTCTGGGGCTTCTTCATCTGACTATCGGTAGCGGCGGGGGAACACCCGAGCAGGGGAAAGGCGGCGGAAGGACTCGAGGGGTGACGTTTCAATGCACCTGCAGCCCCCATAGGGGCGAGGACACGGGCGCCGTTGAGGACTCGGACCCTTCGCAACCGTGCATGCACTTTTATGCTTGCTTGTGCGCCTTCGCTAGCGACGAGAAGCTGGCATCAGAGTTTGCCACGTTGATCAACTCTGCGACAGCTG TCTCACCAACGCAAAGCGGAAGATTCCTGGTTCCTTGTGAGAGGCCCTCAGCGCTACCCACTGAGTCGGGAAAATCTATTCACAAGGCCAAAAAAGCACGCACGGATGAAACACTTTTGA GTGGTGGACAAGTGGTGGATGAGGCTTCTGTTTCCATGGGTTTCCACCAGTGGCTTGCCAGTGTCACTGAGAGGATTCAGCAGACAATGCATTACCAGTTTGATG GGAAACCTGAACCTCTTGTATACCATATACCACAACCCTTCTTCAACGCCCTGCAGCACCGTCTATCGCTTGGCTCCAAGAGACGTTTGCCCAACATCACCACTTCAGTGCTAGCAAGGAACGACATTGTCCCTCCTGGCTCTTCTTCCAAGTACATCTGGCACATCACCAACTTAACAGAAGTCAAACGCATCTTCGACACTCCTGAG TTGCAGCTGGAGCTCACTCAGAGTTTCGTCCGGAATGTGGATGGTTCCTACTCGCGCTTTCAATGTCAGCAACCTCCAGATGGATTAATGACAGATTGGACGCCGCCCATTCGTCCCATGGAGCTCCAGACGTTCCTGAAAGTTG GACCTGGCTCAGAAGACCCAAAGGAGCCTGGCCCCTTGGTCATTGAATGGACCCCCGACGTGCTCCCTCGATGCCATGTGGGAGAGCTCAGGATTCTCTACCAGTTCGGACATCAGATGAGTGGACAACAGCTGGAATGGTCAGAGAAAGATGGCTGTGTCAAAAATGAGTTAGTgtcaagttaa